A stretch of the Ptychodera flava strain L36383 chromosome 18, AS_Pfla_20210202, whole genome shotgun sequence genome encodes the following:
- the LOC139117404 gene encoding UBX domain-containing protein 6-like, whose amino-acid sequence MKKFFEKKKLDYKFKKAGEGHSLKDDTSSSSKNASLQKQPAARLQPTQDSQKAGEAALARMQPKHEPELGTSKRSIQAQVRREMEEEKRASEAAAAYSRQLSGPKETKLESAPMLSVERVLFYCSLSPKCVPRSEIESLIQECLLMKLADDPITASSTMIHTLNKDRDKVKVGVETICKYLDNIIGNPNDEKFRKIRTQNKAFQERVASLTGSEEFLQAVGFTRQMLPHQDTEAEFFVLSEDFAKDTDRLSAIRETLLSTEPVRPKLDRNLQVFKASGNVSRFQLPDEFYNLTPEEIKKEQQDRTDNVERQAVLRTKAMREREELKEIRKYNYTLIRIKFPDDIILQGVFRVREKLSALFEFVRQNLSNDWMPFNLSMSTGQRLTEEDAMLVSLQLVPAAVVNFSWDQSVMSDVAAVQGSTQEKYLKPALLDLIQRL is encoded by the exons ATGAAGAAATTCTTTGAAAAGAAGAAATTAGACTACAAGTTCAAGAAAGCTGGTGAAGGCCACAGTTTAAAAGATGACACGTCATCGAG TTCAAAAAATGCAAGCCTACAAAAACAACCGGCAGCAAGGCTTCAGCCAACACAGGACTCACAGAAAGCTGGGGAAGCTGCACTGGCTAGAATGCAACCAAAACATGAACCTGAACTTGGTACATCAAAGAGGTCTATTCAGGCACAAG TGAGACGAGAAATGGAAGAGGAGAAGCGTGCATCAGAAGCTGCTGCAGCATATTCCAGACAATTG TCCGGTCCAAAGGAAACCAAGCTGGAGAGTGCACCAATGCTATCTGTGGAGAGAGTGTTATTCTATTGTTCACTCAGTCCAAAGTGTGTTCCTAGATCAGAAATTGAATCTCTTATACAAGAATGTCTTTTAATG AAACTTGCAGATGATCCGATTACGGCTTCCAGTACAATGATTCATACTCTAAATAAAGACAGAGATAAAGTCAAGGTTGGAGTAGAAACAATTTGCAA GTATCTTGACAACATCATTGGCAATccaaatgatgaaaaatttagGAAAATTCGTACACAAAATAAAGCTTTCCAAGAGCGAGTAGCCTCTCTGACAGGGAGTGAAGAATTTTTACAGGCAGTTGGTTTTACCAGGCAAATGCTTCCCCATCAAG ATACAGAAGCAGAATTTTTTGTATTGTCTGAAGACTTCGCAAAAGATACAGACAGACTTAGTGCAATAAGAGAGACCCTTCTATCAACAGAGCCTGTACGGCCAAAACTAGATAGAAATCTACAAGTTTTCAAAGCATCTGGTAACGTCAGCCGTTTCCAGCTTCCAGATGAATTTTACAATCTCACCCCAGAGGAAATCAAGAAAGAGCAACAAGACAG GACAGACAACGTTGAGAGACAGGCAGTGCTGAGGACAAAGGCTATGAGAGAAAGAGAAGAACTGAAAGAAATTAGGAAATACAATTACACTTTGATTAGGATAAAATTTCCAGATGATATCATCTTACAAG GCGTATTTAGAGTACGGGAAAAACTTTCAGCGCTGTTTGAATTTGTCAGACAGAACCTGTCCAATGATTGGATGCCTTTTAATCTCAGTATGTCAACTGGACAAAGACTGACAGAGGAGGATGCTATGCTAGTTTCATTACAATTG GTGCCAGCTGCAGTAGTGAACTTTTCCTGGGATCAGTCAGTGATGTCAGATGTAGCTGCTGTCCAAGGCAGCACTCaagaaaaatatctgaaaccAGCATTACTAGATTTGATTCAGAGACTTTAG